One genomic window of bacterium includes the following:
- a CDS encoding CBS domain-containing protein → MEYLTSWLNKKVYAPGSDKTAIIKDLVAANRDPLPEVVALQVALGAETFSVPLAEFAQTGKRFELPQPFGLTPRYTLLQEDFLLRKSILDRQIVDLHGKRVVRVNDVALIWHRNRLVIVGVEAGLLSLLRRLGLEKLALKLPRRIRRKLMSQIIAWNEVETFGTAVKLKIPHEKIAQLHPADIADIIEQLDPAQRTQVIESLDLETAADMLEETEPEVQRAIIESMDVEKAADIVEEMEPDEAADLLGDLSEARSEELLEHMEAEEAADVKELLAFDEDTAGGMMTTEYVAIPDSLTAADTIDRLRDLHPDAEIIYYIYVVDEDEQLVGVLSLRELIVAQPNMLISDIMEKNAITVHTNSSPEDVAQVMDKYNLLAVPVVDMENRLRGIVTVDDTLSTLVPQLRRHRQQQGSQG, encoded by the coding sequence ATGGAATATCTTACGAGTTGGTTAAATAAAAAAGTGTATGCGCCGGGCAGTGATAAGACGGCGATTATTAAGGATTTAGTGGCAGCCAATCGGGACCCTTTACCTGAAGTGGTAGCTTTGCAAGTTGCTTTGGGGGCAGAAACCTTTTCAGTGCCACTTGCCGAATTTGCCCAAACAGGGAAGCGATTTGAACTTCCACAACCATTCGGGCTAACCCCGCGATATACACTTCTTCAAGAAGATTTTCTCCTTCGCAAGTCTATTCTTGACCGACAGATTGTCGACTTACACGGTAAGCGTGTCGTTCGTGTTAATGATGTGGCGCTTATTTGGCATCGTAACCGGCTTGTGATCGTTGGTGTTGAAGCAGGTCTATTGAGTTTGTTGCGACGGTTAGGTCTTGAAAAATTGGCGCTCAAGCTTCCCAGACGTATACGAAGAAAGCTAATGTCACAGATCATCGCCTGGAATGAAGTGGAGACCTTTGGTACGGCAGTCAAGCTTAAAATTCCCCATGAGAAGATTGCACAGCTTCACCCAGCGGATATCGCAGATATCATCGAGCAGCTTGACCCTGCTCAACGAACCCAGGTGATTGAATCACTTGACCTCGAAACGGCTGCTGATATGCTCGAAGAGACAGAGCCTGAAGTCCAAAGAGCAATTATCGAGAGTATGGATGTTGAGAAGGCCGCTGATATTGTCGAGGAAATGGAACCTGATGAGGCAGCTGATCTCTTAGGTGATCTATCTGAAGCGCGTTCTGAAGAGTTGCTCGAACATATGGAAGCTGAAGAAGCGGCTGATGTGAAGGAACTTTTAGCTTTCGATGAAGACACAGCGGGTGGCATGATGACCACTGAATATGTTGCCATCCCCGATTCTCTTACGGCCGCTGATACGATCGACCGTCTCCGCGATCTTCACCCCGATGCGGAAATCATTTATTACATTTATGTCGTTGATGAGGATGAGCAGTTGGTGGGGGTGTTATCCCTGCGAGAATTGATTGTTGCCCAGCCAAATATGCTTATCAGCGACATTATGGAAAAGAACGCAATCACTGTGCATACCAATTCCTCACCTGAGGATGTGGCGCAGGTGATGGATAAATATAACCTATTGGCCGTGCCGGTTGTTGACATGGAGAATCGGCTAAGGGGAATTGTTACAGTCGACGATACCCTTTCGACCCTTGTTCCACAACTGCGTCGACATCGACAGCAGCAAGGATCACAGGGGTAA
- a CDS encoding HEPN domain-containing protein, producing the protein MPPKKTIHQPGSPEDWLRHAQSDLAIACHAIAPDILYETLCFHTQQAVEKSLKAVLVAKGIEIPDTHSIARLITAINEVNIDWPEEMNAVAELSEYALQIRYPGMLRDVSKKDYEFALELAKQVMAWAKNIIT; encoded by the coding sequence ATGCCGCCTAAAAAAACCATACATCAACCTGGCAGTCCTGAAGATTGGCTTCGGCATGCGCAAAGCGATCTCGCTATTGCCTGCCATGCAATAGCTCCCGACATTCTCTATGAAACACTCTGCTTTCATACACAGCAGGCTGTTGAGAAAAGTTTAAAAGCAGTTTTAGTCGCTAAGGGTATTGAGATCCCCGATACCCATAGTATTGCCAGATTAATCACTGCAATAAATGAAGTCAATATTGATTGGCCGGAAGAGATGAACGCCGTTGCTGAACTGAGTGAGTATGCGCTTCAAATTCGCTACCCTGGAATGCTAAGAGATGTGTCGAAGAAAGACTACGAATTTGCCCTTGAGTTGGCCAAGCAAGTAATGGCTTGGGCAAAAAACATCATAACTTAG
- a CDS encoding SIS domain-containing protein, whose protein sequence is MLKNSYIKQIRQLLADIEKTEAQAISEAADEVAKAIAADKLVWVFGSSHAGILAEETFYRAGGLACVTPIFLPGLATNTRPITATSEREREPGYAKERLVEFPIEAGDVLIVHSVSGRNAAPVEAAHYGKEKGAFVIALTSLEYATASIVRNKHGSPLHAAADLVLDNHAPPGDALVSVDGLEQKVSPASTILGTAILHSIMAEAAIRLVKLGLVPPVFVSSNLEGGDEHNAALMERYKGRVTYI, encoded by the coding sequence ATGTTGAAGAACAGTTATATCAAGCAGATCCGGCAGTTGTTGGCGGACATCGAAAAGACTGAAGCACAAGCAATCTCAGAGGCGGCCGATGAGGTTGCTAAAGCGATTGCTGCAGATAAGCTGGTCTGGGTGTTTGGCTCATCTCATGCCGGTATTCTCGCAGAGGAGACGTTCTATCGAGCAGGTGGACTGGCTTGCGTAACACCTATCTTCTTGCCTGGTCTTGCAACCAATACGCGCCCGATAACCGCGACGAGTGAGCGTGAAAGAGAACCTGGGTATGCGAAGGAGCGACTGGTTGAATTTCCAATTGAAGCCGGTGACGTCCTGATCGTTCATTCTGTTTCAGGTAGAAACGCAGCCCCTGTTGAAGCGGCGCATTACGGAAAAGAAAAGGGCGCTTTTGTTATCGCTTTAACTTCACTTGAATACGCAACAGCATCGATTGTAAGAAATAAACACGGAAGTCCGCTACATGCTGCGGCTGATTTGGTATTGGACAATCACGCCCCTCCTGGAGATGCTTTAGTGAGTGTTGATGGCTTGGAGCAAAAGGTTAGCCCCGCCTCCACTATTCTGGGCACTGCCATTTTACATTCAATAATGGCGGAAGCGGCTATTCGTTTGGTTAAACTAGGATTGGTACCTCCGGTGTTCGTTTCGTCCAATCTTGAGGGTGGAGATGAGCATAATGCCGCCCTTATGGAACGTTATAAAGGCCGTGTGACTTATATCTAG